The following proteins come from a genomic window of Longimicrobiaceae bacterium:
- a CDS encoding IS5/IS1182 family transposase has protein sequence VVERCINRLKDFRAVATRYDKRGYNYLAGVLLACIVLWL, from the coding sequence CGTGGTCGAGCGCTGCATCAACCGCCTCAAGGACTTCCGCGCGGTTGCCACTCGCTACGATAAGCGCGGCTACAACTACCTGGCCGGGGTGCTTCTTGCCTGCATTGTGCTCTGGCTCTGA